GGTGCTGCCCTCGAAGGCGATGCCCAGCGCCTTGCGCACGGTGCTGCGCCCGCCGTCGGCGCCGACCAGATACTCCACGCGCACGCGCTCGCGCACACCCGCGTGCTCGAGGATCGCGGTGACCCCGTCGGCGTCGCCGTCGAATCCGACCAGCGCCGTGCCCAATTCGACCCGCACCCCGAATTCCGCGAGCCGCTCGCGCAATACCCGCTCGGTGTCGGCCTGGGCGAGCACCCACGGATTCGGGTGCGGCACAGCGGCGGTCGGCTCGCGCCACTGGCTCATGCGCCGTTCCGTCACGAACTGGCCGTCCACGTGGATCAGCAGCGGCGCCTGCGGCATGCCCTGCGCCAGGACCGCGTCGAGCACGCCGAGGTCCTCGAACACCTCGAGGGTGCGCGGCTGGATGCCGTCGCCGCGTGATCCGGTGAAGAACTCCGTGGCCTGCTCGACGATGCGCACCCCGAGGCCGCGCCGGGCCAGATCGATGGCGAGGGTGAGCCCGGTCGGCCCGGCTCCCGCGACGAGGACCTGCGTTTTCATGGCAACTCCCGTTGCTGAATGTAAATTCACTGAATGTTAATTCAGTATTGAGGGTGGTAGGTTCCGCTGTCAACAGGAGGTGGATCGTGGCAGGTCGCCCGGAGGCGAAAGCGCTGCGCCGCAGCGAGAGATCGGCCGAGACCGAACAGGCACTCAAGGACGCCGCGCATCGGTTGTTCGCCGAGCGCGGCTACCTCAACACCAAGATCGCCGACATCACCGCGGCCGCCGGGCGCGCGGCCGGCTCGTTCTACAACCACTTCGCGAGCAAGGAAGAACTGCTACAGGCCCTGCTGAAAGACCTTGCGCGCGAAAGCGACAGCTCCGCCGAGGATCCCGCCCACACCGCCGATTTCACCGATCCCGCCTCGGTGCGCTACCACGTCGCGGCTTACTGGGCCTTCGGCCGCCGCAACTGGCCGGTCCTTCGGGCGGTGAGTCAAGCCGCCCTGGTCAACGACGAATTCGCCCGTATCGCAGCACGATCCGCCACCGAGCAGCGCGAGGAGGTGGCCGACCACCTCGACGGCTTCGGCCCCGCCGGGCTGCGCCTACCCGGCCCCCCGGACGCTACCCTGGCCATGATGTTCCTGTCGGCGAACGGGCTGCTGCAGGCGGTGCAGGAGGGCGGCCTCGCCCTGACCGACGAGCAGGCCGTCGACGCCCTCACCCGCTTCGTCTACCGCGGCCTCACCGGCCGCGACTACGACTGACCGCCGGCCTCACCGCCTCAGGGCACCAGCACGATCGAGCCGGTGGTCTGGCGGCTCTCCAGATCGCGGTGCGCGCGTTCGGCTTCGGCCAGCGGGTAGCTGCCGCCGATGCGGACGCGCAGGATGCCGTCGGCGATGGCGTGCATGATATCGCCTGCGCGCCACAGCAATTCGGCGCGATCGCGGGTGTAGTGCGCCAGTGTCGGGCGGGTCACGAACAGGGAGCCCAGCGGGTTGAGCCGCTGCAGATCGAACGGCGGCACCGGCCCGCTGGCCGCGCCGAACAGCGCGACCGTGCCGCGAATGCGGGTGGCCGCCAGGCTCGCTTCGAAGGTGGACGCGCCCACGCCGTCGTAGCTGGCCGCCACGCCCACTCCACCGGTCAGCTCACGCACCCGCGCGGCCACATCCTCCTCGTAGCGCAGCACTTCCGCGGCGCCGGCCTCGCGCGAGAGCTTCTCCTTGTCGTCGGTCGACACCGTCGTGATGACCCGCACCCCGCGCGCCGAGAGCAGCTGCGTGAGGATCAAGCCCACCCCGCCCGCGCCCGCGTGCACCAGCACCGCGTCGTCGGGCTGCGGCTTGTAGATCGACTCGATCAGATAGTGCGCGGTCATGCCCTGCAGCAACGCCGACGCCGCGACCTCGGGTTTCACGCCCTCGGGCACCGGGATCGCGACCTCCGCGGGCACCAGCACCTGCTCGGCGTAACTGCCGGGCGCCGCCGCCCACGCCACCTCGTCGCCGACCTGGAAGTCGGTGACATCCGGCCCGACCGCGGTGACCACCCCGCTGCCCTCCGAACCCGGAACGTAGGGCAGCGACGTCGGATAGCGTCCGGTGCGAATGTAGGTGTCGATGAAGTTGATTCCGATGGCCTGCGTGCGGACCAGGAGCTGACCGGGCCCGACCTCCGGGTCGGGCGCCTCCACGCAACGCAGGACTTCGGGACCACCGTGCTCGGAAACCTGAATGGCGCGCATGGTTCCAGTCTTACACCGCCCCCGTGCGAACCCGGCCCGGCGGCGCACCGACTGTGAGTTGTGCCGTGGGTCATGGACGCTCGATTACCCGTGGGTAAACTGCGTCCCATGAGCGCTACTGCCGCCCCGGCATCCGAGAAAGTCTCGCCGTCCGTCGTGGATTCCGTGAAGGGATTCGTGGCCGAGCACGGCGGTTCCGCCACCGCGGTGCTGCAGCCCCTCGGCCGCGTCGGGGTCCGGGTGACCCTCGTCGGCGCCGACGGCGTCCTCGGTGACCGGGTGGTGGGGTCGCCGGCCGCCGCGAAGGCCCTCGTCGAGACCGTCGACGGCCTCACCGAGACCGAGGAATGGGACCGCGAGCTCGTTTCGAAGGTCACCCCGGCGCGGGGCCACTGGGCCAAGATGGCAGGCTGGGTGGCCAAGCAGAAGCGATTCCCCAAGGCGCGCAACGAGAAGTGACCGCGCCCGCAGCCGGCGGGGGCGGAAAGGACCGGATCGACGTGTCAGGGCGCGTGACCAAACAGGCCCAGCTGCGTTCGGCGCTGACCACCCTGTGCGCGAACCTGCGTCCCGGGGAGATGCTGCCCAGCGAACGCCAGCTCTGCGACGACTACCGCGTCAGCCGCATGACCGTGCGCGAGGTGCTGGGCCAGCTCGAATCCGAGGGCGTCATCACCCGCATCCCGGGCAAGGGGACCTTCGTGGCCGAGCGGGTCGCCCGCTCGCGCCTGCACATGGCGTCGTTCTCCGACGATATGCGCCGGCTGGGCCGTACTCCGGGCACGGTGGTGCTGCACACCGATTTCGCGGTGCCGCCGCCGGCCACGGTGACCGCGCTGGGTTTGGGCGCGAATGTGCAAGCGTTCCATCTGGTTCGGCTGCGGCTGGCCGACGGACTGCCGATGTCCATCGACGACGGCTGGTATCGCGCGGATCTGCTGCCGGATCTATTGGATCAGGAGTTGACGCAGTCGCTGTACGCGCTGTTCGCCCGCGCCTACGACTGCCCCATCGACCGCGCCGAGCAGAGCGTGCGCGCGGTGGCCGCCGACGAGCGCCACGCCGGTTGGCTGGGTACCGAAACCGGTTCGCCGCTGCTGGCTTTCGACCGCATCTCCTACTCCCGCGATCGCGCGGTGG
This sequence is a window from Nocardia yunnanensis. Protein-coding genes within it:
- a CDS encoding GntR family transcriptional regulator — encoded protein: MSGRVTKQAQLRSALTTLCANLRPGEMLPSERQLCDDYRVSRMTVREVLGQLESEGVITRIPGKGTFVAERVARSRLHMASFSDDMRRLGRTPGTVVLHTDFAVPPPATVTALGLGANVQAFHLVRLRLADGLPMSIDDGWYRADLLPDLLDQELTQSLYALFARAYDCPIDRAEQSVRAVAADERHAGWLGTETGSPLLAFDRISYSRDRAVEHAQSWYRADRYQVYMTVSAEDS
- a CDS encoding TetR/AcrR family transcriptional regulator, translating into MAGRPEAKALRRSERSAETEQALKDAAHRLFAERGYLNTKIADITAAAGRAAGSFYNHFASKEELLQALLKDLARESDSSAEDPAHTADFTDPASVRYHVAAYWAFGRRNWPVLRAVSQAALVNDEFARIAARSATEQREEVADHLDGFGPAGLRLPGPPDATLAMMFLSANGLLQAVQEGGLALTDEQAVDALTRFVYRGLTGRDYD
- a CDS encoding quinone oxidoreductase family protein codes for the protein MRAIQVSEHGGPEVLRCVEAPDPEVGPGQLLVRTQAIGINFIDTYIRTGRYPTSLPYVPGSEGSGVVTAVGPDVTDFQVGDEVAWAAAPGSYAEQVLVPAEVAIPVPEGVKPEVAASALLQGMTAHYLIESIYKPQPDDAVLVHAGAGGVGLILTQLLSARGVRVITTVSTDDKEKLSREAGAAEVLRYEEDVAARVRELTGGVGVAASYDGVGASTFEASLAATRIRGTVALFGAASGPVPPFDLQRLNPLGSLFVTRPTLAHYTRDRAELLWRAGDIMHAIADGILRVRIGGSYPLAEAERAHRDLESRQTTGSIVLVP